Within Myceligenerans xiligouense, the genomic segment GCCCGGGCCATGTACGTCGGCGCGTCCACGACGCGGCGGGCACTACACCTCAGCGGCCGCCCACCGGGGCGGGCATTCCTCCGCCAGGCGGATGAGGTCCCGGCGGTCGCGGATCCCCAGGCGGTGGTACACCTGCCGCAGGCGGTTCACCACGGTCCGCTCCGAGACGAACACCGACTCCGCGATCTTCGAGTTCGTGGCCCCCTTCAGCGCGAGGCGCACCATGGTGCGCTCGTCCCGGCGCAGTCCTTCCCACCGGTTGCTGGCCACCGCACCACCCGATGCCGTCTGCGCCGTGTCGATCCCCCGCGTCCACCCGGCGAGCCCGGCCAGCTGCGCGAGGGTCCGGGCACGGTCGAACGCCGCCACCGCCACACCGGCGTCCCCGCGCGCCGCGCGGAAGCGGCCGTACGCGACGAGCGTCCGCACATGCTGGCGGATCGATGCCGGGGGCGTCGAGGCACGGACCGCGTCCTCGAAGGCGACCAGGGCACGGTCGCCCTCCGCGAGCAGAGCCGCACCGCGGGTGGTGGCGGCTCGCAGGTCCGCGGACAGGACGCCGCACTCGGAGGCGCCGGCGCCTCCGGCGGCGGGAATCGCCTGGAGGTCGCCCGCGGACACCGCGGCGTCCACCAGGTCCGCCCGGACCATGACCGGGCACTGGTACGGCCATCGGCACTGCTCGGTGGACACGGCCAGCAGCGACACGGCCTCGCGCGCACGTCCCAGGAGCAGGTGCGCGGCCCCGACGTCGGCGGCGAACTCCGCCGCCGCGCGCGGTGACCAGTTCCCGAGGACGTCGGGCACACCCACGTCCGGGACCCGGCCGTCGATGGCGGCGTCGGCGAGAGCCGTCAGCCCGCGCAGCACCAGCCACCCGTCGCATCCGGGACGCAACCGGCGCACCGCGTCGAGATGTCGGCGCACGTCGTGGAACTGTCCCTCGACCGCCGCGACCATGGCCGCGCTGAGGCTTCGCGCGACCTGCTCGGCGGCATCCCGGGCGTCGTCGTCCACGTGTGCCGCCACGAGCGCGCGGGCGCCGGACACGTCACCGAGCATGAGCCGCATCCGTGTCTGCAGGTGCAGGCCCAGCCAGTGCTGGCCGGACGTCTCACCGACCGTGTCCAGATCGGCGTGAAGCTGATCCGGGTCGTGCACGGCGCCCTCCGCCTCGACCGCGAGGGCCGCGGCCGTCAGGCGCGCCGCCGCCGCGCGGACCGGCTCGTCGGGCCCGGCGGATGCCCGCCACCACACGTGATCGGACCACTCCCGGCACCCGACGGCGGCCGCCGAGCCCGCGCGCGGGATGCCCCACGTCTGCCCGGTCAGTACCGACATGGTGAACGCCAGGGCGCGGTTCTTCGGGCAGTCCACGGACAGCGGGCCGGCTCGCAGTACCGGGTTGAGCTCCTGCATGTGCAGGCCGCGCAGCATCGCCTCGCTCTTGCGTTCCGCCGTCGGCACCGGGATGCCGGCCCCGTTCCGCTCGGCGCAGAGCACCGCGACCAACGGATGGCGGAGGAACCACGTCTCGCCGCGCAGTTCGGCGAGTCCGAGGTCGGCGAGGCGGCCGAGCGACGGGTCGTCCCCGAGTCCCGCCACTCCGTCCCACGGCTCCTCACCGAGGCTCGATCCGGGCTGGCGCAGCACGAACGAGGCGAGGAGGCCCGCACCGGACTCGTCGATCTTCCCGAGGACATGGCGGTAGGTCCGCGCGGCGGCGGAACCCGCGGCGTCGGGGCCGTGCCAGAGCGCCCCGCCGCGCAACTGCGCCACGGACAGGTCCTGGGCCAGTTCCAGGGCGAGCCGGGGGTTTCCCTCGCTCCACCAGGTGATCCGCTCGACCACGTCCGCCGCGAGCGCGAGGCCGAGCGCGTCGGTGAGGAAGTGCCGCAGCTCCGGTGCGCCGAGCGGACCGAGGCGGAGGACGTCGAGCTCGTCCGGCAGGGCACCGGGCGCGAGCTCCTCGGCGGCGACGACGAGCCGGCAGTCCAGTGCGAACGCCTCGTCGGCCAGGTGCTGCAGCCACGAGAGCCGCTCCTCGGTCAGCGCTCCGGCGTCGTCGACGAACACGACGCGCGGGATCGTCCCGCCGAGGTTCTCGAGGACGCTCTCGAAGAAGCCCGTCGCGGCGTTCCGGTCGGCGCCGGACGGTACGACCGTGAGGTCGGAACGGTCCGTGTCGCCGAGGAATCGTGCGTGCGGGCGCCGGGACCAGATTCTCTGCACGCGGAGCACCGGGACGTCGGGGCCCAGGCCGCGGAGCGCGTGCATGACCGTCGCGGTCTTTCCGGAACCGCTCGGACCGACCACCATCAAGGTCCGAGGATCGATCTCCGAGGCAACCCCGGCGATGGTCCGCATTTCCCGGTCTCGCCCGTGAAGCGCGTATTCGCGCACATTCTCCGTGGTCATTCCGACGGCCTGTCGAGGCTCACCATCGAGCACTCGAGGCGATACTGTCCGTGTCCTCACGCGCACCCACCCCCTTTTGTGGCAGCGGTTACTTTTCGTGGGGGTGCGATGCGAGTGTATGACGAAATGACGATCTTGCTTGGTTGATGCAAGTGGTGCAGGTGGGATTAATGCGCGCTTGCCGGAATTGTGCTTGGCCTTCGCGGACGACGCCGAGGTCTCTCACCCGCCCGGCACGAGCGTGACGTGAACCGAGACGGGCAGCCGGCGCGACGCCTCGGGAAGCCACCCGCACCACGTCCTGCTCAGTTCCAGCGGCGACCGCGGCCCCGCGACGAGACGGTGGCGTACGACGAGCCGTTTCGCGGCGCCCACGTCGTTCAGCGTCACGGAGACGGTCAGTCCGGCGATCCACACCGGAGCGGCGCCCTCGCCTCCAGGCGCCGCCTGGAACACGTCCCGCTGGATGCGCAGGGCCAGGCTGTCCAGGCGCGCGAAGCTGTCGATGACCTCGTGGAACCGGG encodes:
- a CDS encoding LuxR C-terminal-related transcriptional regulator, whose amino-acid sequence is MVVGPSGSGKTATVMHALRGLGPDVPVLRVQRIWSRRPHARFLGDTDRSDLTVVPSGADRNAATGFFESVLENLGGTIPRVVFVDDAGALTEERLSWLQHLADEAFALDCRLVVAAEELAPGALPDELDVLRLGPLGAPELRHFLTDALGLALAADVVERITWWSEGNPRLALELAQDLSVAQLRGGALWHGPDAAGSAAARTYRHVLGKIDESGAGLLASFVLRQPGSSLGEEPWDGVAGLGDDPSLGRLADLGLAELRGETWFLRHPLVAVLCAERNGAGIPVPTAERKSEAMLRGLHMQELNPVLRAGPLSVDCPKNRALAFTMSVLTGQTWGIPRAGSAAAVGCREWSDHVWWRASAGPDEPVRAAAARLTAAALAVEAEGAVHDPDQLHADLDTVGETSGQHWLGLHLQTRMRLMLGDVSGARALVAAHVDDDARDAAEQVARSLSAAMVAAVEGQFHDVRRHLDAVRRLRPGCDGWLVLRGLTALADAAIDGRVPDVGVPDVLGNWSPRAAAEFAADVGAAHLLLGRAREAVSLLAVSTEQCRWPYQCPVMVRADLVDAAVSAGDLQAIPAAGGAGASECGVLSADLRAATTRGAALLAEGDRALVAFEDAVRASTPPASIRQHVRTLVAYGRFRAARGDAGVAVAAFDRARTLAQLAGLAGWTRGIDTAQTASGGAVASNRWEGLRRDERTMVRLALKGATNSKIAESVFVSERTVVNRLRQVYHRLGIRDRRDLIRLAEECPPRWAAAEV